CTTCTGATGGATttagatgtagtgatgaggagcaGCGACTGCCCGTATATCGTCCAGTTCTACGGAGCCCTGTTCAGAGAGGTGAAGGTGGTGATGAGGTGTTGTGAGTGTTCGAATGACTGtctttgtgtttgctgtttgctAACAGGACTGTATTTGTGTCTCTCTTCAGGGCGACTGCTGGATATGTATGGAACTAATGTCTACCTCCCTTGATGAATTCtacaaatatgtatattgtgCATTAGATGACATCATTCCAGAGGAAATTTTAGGCAAAATTACATTAGCGGTAAGTCACTTAtcatatatattaacaaaagttACTGTAttgtagtagtaatagtaataataatatttttcttataataaaatgtgtaaaacataatacatgcatattattattattattattattataacaatataaaaaattcttgttattattactagtaataatattatgaatgccAACAATATTTtggttataataatattaatataaattaatacattattgttattattattattattattattattatttataacaaaataaaacatataaaatttgtattaatactaacaacaacaataataatgtttattattattgttattataaatagtGATTATAATATtggttattaaaacaaaatgtatataacctttatgaaatcaaaatacatgttgttgttatacaattatattttgttatagtacaatttattaaatagtacatatacaggtgcatctcaataaattagaatgttgtggaaaagttcagttattcaactcaaattgtgaaactcgtgtattaaataaattcagtgcacacagactgaagtagtttaagtctttggttcttttaattgtgatgattttggctcacatttagctcaacaaattagaatatggtgacatgccaatcagctaatcaactcaaaacacctgcaaaggtttcctgagccttcaaaatggtctctcagtttggttcactaggctacacaatcatggggaagactgctgatctgacagttgtccagaagacaatcattgacacccttcacaaggagggtaagccacaaacattcattgccaaagaagctggctgttcacagagtgctgtatccaagcatgttatcAGAAAGTCGAGTgtaaggaaaaaagtgtggaagaaaaagatgcacaaccaaccgagaggaccgcagccttatgaggattgtcaagcacaatcgattcaagaatttgagtgaacttcacaaggaatggactgaggctggggtcaaggcatcaagagccaccacacacagaagtgtcaaggcatttggctacagttgtcgtattcctcttgttaagccactcctgatccacagacaacgtcagaggcgtcttacctgggctaaggagaagaagtactggactgttgcccagtggtccaaagtcctcttgtCAGATGAGatcaagttttgtatttcatttggaaaccaaggtcctagagtctggaggaagggtggagaagctcatagcccaagttgcttgaagtccagtgttaagtttccacagtctgtgatgatttggggtgcaatatcatctgctggtgttggtccattgttttttctgaaaaccaaagtcactgcacccttctaccaagaaattttggagcacttcatgcttccttctgctgaccagctttttgaagatgctgatttcattttccatcaggatttggcacctgcccacactgccaaaagttggttaaatgacctggtgttggtgtgcttgactggccagcaaactcaccagacctgaaccccagagagaatctatgaggtattgtcaagaggaaaatgagaaacaagagaccagaaaatacagatgagctgaaggccagtgtcaaagaaacctgggcttccataccacctcagcagggccacaaactgatcacctccatgccactccgaattgaggcagtaattaaagcaaaaggagcccctaccaagtattgagtacatgtacagtaaataaacatactttcccagaaggccaacagttcactaaaatttttttttatttttttattggtcttatgaagtattctaatttgttgagatgaggtgaattggtgggtttttgttgaatgtgagccaaaatcatcacaattaaaagaaccaaagacttaactTTAAAACTCCTGCCAGCAGACTTCTTCAGTCAGTGTgcactgattttatttaatacacgagtttcagaatttgagttgaattactgaaataaatgaacttttccacgacattctaatttattgagatgcatgtatgtatgtatgtttataataGCAATAGTAATTTCTGTTATAATTAATGAAACATAATACATGATGATAGtgacttttaatgttttatttataacagtataaaatgggcttttaataattttaacaacaataattttaattattgtactaatattttgttataattaaatgtattaaatataacacattaattgattttaaaactggatacatttattatttttattgttgttgttgtagtcacattctctctctctcttttttcttcttttcgtAGACTGTGAAAGCACTGAATCACTTGaaagaaaacttgaaaataaTCCACAGAGGTGAGTGGCCAAGCATCAACACATTTACAGCTGGGTGAAGCAATTACCCCATTAAATCAATTATTGAATACAGTTTTTGCAGTGAGATTTCTGAGCCTCAGTGTCATTATCTGAAGTGAATGCCTGAGTTGTTCTTTTACCGTGTTTTTCAGACATCAAACCCTCCAACATTCTCCTGGACAGAAACGGCAACATTAAACTGTGTGATTTTGGCATCAGCGGGCAGCTGGTCGACTCCATCGCCAAGACCAGAGATGCTGGCTGTAGACCGTACATGGCTGTGAGCATCATATTCTGCTCCTCTAATAAACATGATGTGTGCTTACAGCATATGATGATGTTCCTGTGTTCTTGTAGCCTGAACGGATCGACCCCAGCGCCTCCAGACAGGGCTATGACGTCCGCTCCGATGTGTGGAGTTTGGGAATCACGCTGGTTCGTCTCTATTCAGTCTCTTCTACTCcctcacatacatatatataatgtttttattaggaATCTCATGcgattaaaattaataattaattgcaaattaattgcACATCATTATTGGCTGAGAAATTACCCCACAATAATTGTGTCCAGTGTGATAATCATTACACAGACATTACAAATAAGCAGCTTTAGACAGAAATATTATAATTCAAcataatgataatacatttttttaatgattattcaaattataatttttttaaatgatactttCAAACTAAAACTACACTAAagcgccagtaggtggcgacgaGTCGCtcactcaaccaattcattcagaaatgaagcgaGTGACAGTCTacatgaatgagtcactgaatcattaactcacttgatttgttcaaaactttGGATTTAATCAGTAACAAATCACACCTGGGTGTCGCTTTGAGACGCAAAACAGCTCTGCTATGGCTTGGATTGGAGCTATTTTCATTGCATAATCGAACAATactggcaatattgtgtctaaaacacAATTTTAACGTCTTGTTTATTGAACCGTTGTATAAATCAGTATCAACTTTGCAGTTGTGCAGATATTTGttagttttgttaattttagtgtttttatatttcaaaatcaactcattattaaataattatttactttttttttgtgcagataCTTGGTATATTGAATTTTATTGCTGTATAATTGCATTCTATTAGACTCCATCACGCAGTCAGTTGTCTTGCATCGTGTTCATCAATAACTGCATCAGTGTAAGATGATGGACAGGTCTGGATGGATATGATGCAtgcattttaacactttttttcttaatatttgcaGCTTATTAACCTGTTAATTCATCGGCTCTAGTACTAAAGCACCGGCTCCTCTGCTTTAatggtgtgaatgtgtttgtgttgcagtaCGAGCTGGCGACGGGACGCTTCCCATATCCTAAATGGAACAGCGTGTTTGATCAGCTGACGCAGGTGGTGAAGGGAGACCCGCCGCAGCTCAGCAGCTCCGAGGAGAGACAGTTCTCACCCAAATTCATCCAGTTTGTCAATCTATGGTGGGTTCACATGTGGCCGAGCTGTTTTCCTGTGCTTTGAAGGATATGAGTATACAAACGCATGTTTCTTTGCTAAGCGGTCATGTGACACGTCTTTGTTTGATCATGTGTGTTCCAGCCTTACAAAGGAAGAGTCGAAAAGGCCAAAGTACAGAGAACTGCTGGTACGTCAAACCTGTGTTTGTTTGAACTACAACCTTTGAACTTATTGATTTTACTTGAAAAGAGCTGAATTCAAAATGCACGTCTGACTTGCatagttatatttttatggttttattggtCGTAATTTTTAGGGATGTGATATTAGATGAGTACTATATTGGTTATTGGTcgattttagatatttaaatacaatttaaaaaacatgatacaTATTTAGagttgcatttattattaaaaatactactgctaataataataattttgttataacatttttaaaacgtaACTATACATTATTACACacttaacattattaatatttgtactattattattatgtgtgtttctttgtaCTACGGCTTTTAAACTTGAATTGATTTTACTAGAAAAGATTTCAATTGAAAAATGAACGTCTGTCTCGTacagttatatttttatgtttttaattaacctTAATTTTTAGAGATGCAATATTGGACCACTAACATATTGGTTATTGGTCGGTAATAAAGtttgaattgattgattgatagatatcAATTAAATTGGatatttaattatacatgctAATGTACAAAatccctattttacaaataattgaccTTTGTTGctcacttaaaattaatttttttaaaaacgcatAACGCTgataaaatcaaatgtttaactaaaagtttttaatttcgCAGATCTGAATTACAGCAGGATTGAAAAcgtaataaaaaatacttataatactattgtttttattattattatacataccaataataatatttttatacttagaagACAATACgtcttgttattattatcattgtcattattttacCCTATTATCACACACAattcttataattttataaaataataaaatacatagcattaatattaatagatattattataaactaaaatttGCAAGAGTAACGCTGCTTATTAATTTGAGGCTTCTTTGAAAAGATCAGTATTGTGTAAAGCACTTGAGAAATAAAGGTGACAAAATAGTGTagcatt
This region of Cyprinus carpio isolate SPL01 chromosome B12, ASM1834038v1, whole genome shotgun sequence genomic DNA includes:
- the map2k4b gene encoding LOW QUALITY PROTEIN: dual specificity mitogen-activated protein kinase kinase 4b (The sequence of the model RefSeq protein was modified relative to this genomic sequence to represent the inferred CDS: substituted 1 base at 1 genomic stop codon), encoding MATPSPSTNSPTSAAGSALHTQHLTTMSNMQDSSTCWRCQNETGFQINLSGVTQSKRKALKLNFANPPVKPTARLPITTANPPFQNPHIERLRTHSIESSGKLKISPEQHCDFTAEDLKDLGEIGRGAYGSLRILVRXAQGPVFLPSLQRIRSTVDEKEQKQLLMDLDVVMRSSDCPYIVQFYGALFREGDCWICMELMSTSLDEFYKYVYCALDDIIPEEILGKITLATVKALNHLKENLKIIHRDIKPSNILLDRNGNIKLCDFGISGQLVDSIAKTRDAGCRPYMAPERIDPSASRQGYDVRSDVWSLGITLYELATGRFPYPKWNSVFDQLTQVVKGDPPQLSSSEERQFSPKFIQFVNLCLTKEESKRPKYRELLKHPFILMYEERIVDVAGYVCRNLDEMPASPGSPMYVD